In the genome of Luteitalea pratensis, the window CCGCCCAGTGACTGCCGTGTACCGCCGCGTTCGACGTACAACAGATCGGGTGGGCTCAGGAATCCGCCATCACCGCGGTAGTTCTGGATGCGCAGCGTCAGCGTGTTCGAACCGGCACGCAGCGCCTCGTCGGGCACGGTGAAGACCGGCAGCGCGTTGGGCGCCGCCGGGTCGCGGGGCGGCGCCGGCACGGACTGACCGTTCACCCAGATCTCGGCGGCCTGGTTGATGCGCCCGAAACTGAGCTTGGTGGGCGCCGGCGACGACACATCGAAGGTCCGCGTGAACCACACGACGCCATCGAAGTTCGGCAGCCCCTTGGCCTCCCAGTTGCCAGGCACCTCCATGTCCTTCCAGGCGGCGGTGATGGCTGCCGCATCGGGCAGACGCCAGTCCGGCCGGTTGCTCCCGAGGCGCAGGGGCAGCGGCAGGGCAGTTACCGGCACAGCGGCCGGGTCAGCGCGATACAACGTCAGGAAGCGCTCCCGGTGACGGTGAGCGGCCACGTACAGCGCCCGGCTGAGCCAGCGGTCGCCGTAGTTGGCCGGCTCCAGGCTGGCCGCGTAGAGGGCCTTCGCGATGGCGTCGGATGGCGCGGCATCGGCCAGTGCGAGGATCGCCGCCAACCGCGTGTGCAGGTCGCTGTCACGCAGCAGTGCCGCATCCACGATCGCCTGTCCACCGCCTGGGCGTGTGGCCACGACGGTGGCCGCCGCCTTGCGTACGCCCGCGGCGGGGTGTTTCAGCGCAGCGACCAGCGTGCGTCCCGCGTCGCTCGTGAGGTCCTGCACGGCGCCGAGGCCATCCAGCGTCCAGACGGCATGCTGTGCACCACCGTTCACGCCCACCTCGTCGACCGACGTGTTTCGCGTGAGGGCGACGAGCGCCGGGACCGCGTCCTGCCCGCCACGCTCGACGAGCAGTCGCTGGGCGTGCAGTCGCCACAACATGTTGTCGGACGAGAGCGTCGCGACGAGTTCCGACGTCGTCGCCGCTGCCGATCGGGCCGGCGACCTGGCCGGAGCGGAGAGTGCAGGCGTTCGCGGTTCGGGTGTCCCCTTCGGCACAACCCTGTAGATGCGGCCACGATGCCGATCGCGCATCGAGGTCTCGTACGCGTTGCCCGGCCCATTGCTGTATCCCGGCGGCGTCGGATTGTGCTGGTTGATGAAGTTGTACCAGTCGGCGACCCACACGGCGCCGTCCGGACCCGCCTGGGCTTGCACTGGCGACACCCACTCCTCGGCGCCTGCGAGGAGGTTGTAGCCGTCTCGGGTGACGAAGCCGGCGCCGTCCTTCTCCATGATTCCCTGGCCGACCAGATGCGCGGTCGGTTCGGTGATGAATGCAATGCGGTTCCAGTACGCCTTCGGGAATCTGCGTGCCGTGTACAGCTGATGCCCGGCCGCCGCGGTATAGCCACCGTGCACGTCCACCTGGCGGATGTACGGCGTGATGAAATGCGCGGCGTAGAACTGCGCCGCGCTCTGGTAGCCGAGGCCGCTCGCCGGCCGCGCACCGGTGCTGAACCCTTCGACGCCCTCGAAGTAACGATTGGGAATGGCGACGTAGAAGCTGGGGTCGTTGTTGGCCGTCGAGCCAAAGACGTCGAACGTCTCCGAGAAGCCCAGTCCCCACGTGTTGTTGGTCGAGCCCGTCACGAACTCGAACGCCGAACCATCGGGCTTGAACCGGAAGACGCCCTGCGAGAACTGCATGGGCCGCCCGTTCATCTCGCCCTTGAAGCCCGCGTAGCCGACGGTTCCCCAGATGTAGTTGTCGGGCCCGTAGAGGAGGCTCGACGGGCCTGCGTGGCTGTCGCTGATACCCCACCCCGTGCTGAGGACCGTGCGCTTGTCCGCTTTGTCGTCGCCGTTGGTGTCCTCCAGGAGCAACATGTGTGGAGCCGCCGCGACGACGACGCCGCCCTTCACGTGCACCAGGCTCGTGGCCAGGTTCAGCCGATCGGCGAAGACGGTGAACTTGTCGGCCCGGCCGTCTGCATTGGTGTCTTCGAGGATTTTGATCCGGTCGGCGCCAGGCTCGCCATTCAGCACCAGGTTCGGGT includes:
- a CDS encoding PVC-type heme-binding CxxCH protein produces the protein MHRQPSRSPLTLAVAALALLASVGFWSAEVSGFRHSAFRHSAMQGAPGPAKGATQPEGRRPNAEGRALRVLFLGHTSPHHPSMALMPILAAPLARKGIQLTHVATPEEALRPEVLAHYDALMIYANHKTLTEAQEQALVSFVEGGKGLIALHCASAMFTEAARYIPLVGGEFSTHGTGDFSAEIVTPDHPIMRGLAPFTTWDETYVHKRHNPVDRTVLMERVDDKGREPYTWVRTQGKGRVFYTAFGHDERTWRNPGFQQLVEQATVWAVSDSSRQAWQQLKVPAVTYLDGFNVPNYERRDPAPKYQMPFSPADSMKFIQVPAEFDLQLFAQEPDIIKPIAFSFDARGRLWVIEAIDYPNLVLNGEPGADRIKILEDTNADGRADKFTVFADRLNLATSLVHVKGGVVVAAAPHMLLLEDTNGDDKADKRTVLSTGWGISDSHAGPSSLLYGPDNYIWGTVGYAGFKGEMNGRPMQFSQGVFRFKPDGSAFEFVTGSTNNTWGLGFSETFDVFGSTANNDPSFYVAIPNRYFEGVEGFSTGARPASGLGYQSAAQFYAAHFITPYIRQVDVHGGYTAAAGHQLYTARRFPKAYWNRIAFITEPTAHLVGQGIMEKDGAGFVTRDGYNLLAGAEEWVSPVQAQAGPDGAVWVADWYNFINQHNPTPPGYSNGPGNAYETSMRDRHRGRIYRVVPKGTPEPRTPALSAPARSPARSAAATTSELVATLSSDNMLWRLHAQRLLVERGGQDAVPALVALTRNTSVDEVGVNGGAQHAVWTLDGLGAVQDLTSDAGRTLVAALKHPAAGVRKAAATVVATRPGGGQAIVDAALLRDSDLHTRLAAILALADAAPSDAIAKALYAASLEPANYGDRWLSRALYVAAHRHRERFLTLYRADPAAVPVTALPLPLRLGSNRPDWRLPDAAAITAAWKDMEVPGNWEAKGLPNFDGVVWFTRTFDVSSPAPTKLSFGRINQAAEIWVNGQSVPAPPRDPAAPNALPVFTVPDEALRAGSNTLTLRIQNYRGDGGFLSPPDLLYVERGGTRQSLGGTWKSRVERQTNAATLYAKPGELAAHLALATTTATSASNTPSAPAARPDITIALSVVPGQMKFDRADLTVAPGQLVQLVFTNPDVMQHNFILGAIGSLVQLGAAADQMLTTGDALAQSYVPQTPLVLFSTSIVDPGQTITVQFRAPSQAGAYPYACTFPGHWRIMNGTLTVKANGSP